A DNA window from Impatiens glandulifera chromosome 7, dImpGla2.1, whole genome shotgun sequence contains the following coding sequences:
- the LOC124944721 gene encoding scarecrow-like protein 21 translates to MDAYQDQMFGYVASPADLSYSSSSSQPVASSAPNNNWLFDPLKFNFGNSPSSHFASHLDFEANTPLSGSPDNQHSSTENNISARESPSTDYHYDEETQVIALRQLESVLLGSDDEEEEAAVTSLSHGENKRPPQPADRRSLAWSQGTQDLSVPQSRTNSGLVYGGLGDDFQSDKRHKAMEGLSVQGVPPGNLKHLLVSCAKALSDNRMDDFVKLVRKARESVSVTGEPIQRVGAYMVEGLVARRDASGTNIYKSLKCKEPQGKDLLSYMHVLYEICPYLKFGYMAANGAIAEACRNEDRIHIIDFQICQGTQWMTLLQALAARPGGPPHVRITGIDDPVSKHARGDTLEAVGHRLAAISDKFKIPIEFHPVPVLAPDVNPKMLNVIAGEALAVNFPLVLHHIPDESVDVDNPRDRLLRTVKSMNPKVVTLVEQESNTNTPPFLPRFMEALDYYLAMFESIDVAVPRDRKERINAEEHCLARDLVNVIACEGRERVERHELLGKWRLRFMMAGFRPYPLSSYVNSVISKLLKFYSENYRLTEKDGGMLLAWKDRNLVSASAWH, encoded by the coding sequence ATGGACGCTTATCAGGATCAGATGTTTGGTTACGTTGCTAGTCCTGCAGATTTATcatattcatcttcttcatctcaacCAGTTGCTTCATCAGCTCCCAACAACAATTGGTTATTCGATccattaaaattcaatttcgGAAACTCGCCTAGCTCGCATTTTGCTTCTCACTTGGACTTCGAAGCGAACACTCCATTAAGCGGTAGCCCTGACAATCAACATAGCTCAACCGAGAACAATATTTCTGCTAGAGAAAGTCCTTCCACTGATTATCATTATGATGAAGAGACTCAAGTCATCGCATTGAGGCAACTAGAGTCCGTTCTCTTGGGCTCagatgatgaggaagaagaggcAGCGGTTACAAGCCTATCTCATGGAGAAAATAAGCGTCCTCCTCAACCGGCTGATCGTAGGTCCCTGGCTTGGAGTCAGGGTACCCAAGATTTAAGTGTACCACAATCTCGGACAAACAGCGGTTTGGTTTATGGTGGATTAGGGGACGATTTTCAGTCCGACAAACGGCATAAGGCGATGGAGGGATTGTCTGTTCAAGGAGTACCTCCCGGTAATTTGAAGCACTTGCTTGTTTCCTGCGCTAAGGCATTGTCTGATAATAGAATGGACGATTTCGTCAAGTTGGTTCGAAAAGCGCGAGAATCGGTGTCGGTTACGGGCGAACCGATCCAACGGGTCGGTGCGTATATGGTGGAAGGATTAGTAGCGCGAAGAGACGCCTCGGGCACTAACATATACAAATCTCTCAAGTGCAAGGAGCCGCAGGGTAAGGATTTGCTTTCCTACATGCACGTCCTCTACGAGATTTGCCCCTACCTAAAATTTGGTTACATGGCTGCGAACGGAGCCATCGCTGAAGCTTGTAGGAACGAGGATCGAATCCACATCATAGACTTCCAAATATGCCAAGGAACGCAATGGATGACCCTCTTACAAGCCCTAGCGGCTAGACCTGGAGGACCGCCCCACGTTAGGATCACCGGGATTGACGACCCGGTGTCGAAACACGCTCGAGGCGACACCTTGGAGGCAGTGGGGCATCGTTTGGCGGCCATCTCTGATAAGTTCAAGATCCCGATCGAGTTCCACCCTGTGCCAGTCCTGGCACCGGATGTGAACCCTAAGATGCTAAACGTAATAGCCGGGGAGGCTTTGGCGGTGAACTTCCCGCTCGTGCTACACCACATCCCTGACGAGAGCGTGGACGTGGATAATCCTAGGGACCGACTTCTAAGGACGGTGAAGTCAATGAATCCAAAGGTGGTTACGTTGGTGGAGCAGGAATCGAACACGAACACGCCTCCGTTCCTTCCTAGGTTTATGGAGGCGTTGGATTATTACCTAGCGATGTTCGAGTCGATCGACGTGGCGGTCCCGAGGGACCGGAAGGAAAGGATAAACGCGGAGGAGCATTGTCTCGCTAGGGACCTCGTGAACGTGATTGCGTGCGAGGGGAGGGAGAGGGTGGAGAGGCACGAGCTTCTCGGGAAGTGGAGGTTGAGGTTTATGATGGCGGGTTTTAGGCCCTACCCGTTGAGCTCGTACGTGAATTCGGTTATAAGTAAGTTGTTGAAGTTTTATTCCGAGAACTATAGGCTTACCGAGAAGGATGGTGGGATGCTTTTGGCATGGAAAGATCGGAATTTGGTGTCCGCCTCGGCTTGGCACTGA